One genomic region from Rosa rugosa chromosome 1, drRosRugo1.1, whole genome shotgun sequence encodes:
- the LOC133727306 gene encoding CASP-like protein ARALYDRAFT_485429 — MDELPGSLGTSASLALRFGQTIFSTASLLFMCLDVEFYSYTAFCYLVTVMGLVVPWGMTLVIVDAYSVFVRCLPRQPRIIIILIVGDLALSYLSLAAACSTASTTMLLHDAGRSLCPAKLCTRYQLSAAMAFLSWFLSMGSCLFNLWLLPSL; from the exons ATGGACGAACTGCCAGGCTCGTTGGGCACCAGTGCCAGCTTGGCTCTGCGTTTCGGCCAGACCATATTCTCCACCGCATCTCTTCTGTTTATGTGTTTGGACGTCGAGTTCTACAGCTACACAGCTTTCTG CTATTTGGTAACAGTAATGGGTTTGGTAGTTCCATGGGGCATGACTTTAGTGATAGTGGATGCCTACTCTGTTTTTGTTAGATGCTTACCTCGTCAACCAAGAATAATTATAATCCTCATTGTAGGAGACTTG GCTTTATCTTATCTCTCACTAGCTGCAGCCTGCTCAACAGCTAGTACCACAATGCTCCTACATGATGCTGGTCGATCCTTATGCCCAGCAAAATTATGCACTAGATATCAGTTGTCTGCTGCAATGGCTTTTCTTTCTTGGTTTCTCTCTATGGGTTCTTGTCTATTCAATCTTTGGCTTCTTCCTTCTTTATAA
- the LOC133706772 gene encoding uncharacterized protein LOC133706772: MSNANMQKLDFAKLDSNGVGYQLWVSDVEDHLTANGILATIRPPDSNLLVQPTPTKNAEALILIRRHIDNLLRKEYTSIKNPRTLWVALEERFGNIQDILPDLKVKWNDLRFSNFKTVSEYNSEALCIKSMLKFCGEELTDKDLIEKTLSTFPVSALLVSKQYWLEYNAKRITRFHQLMNAMLVAEKHDNILVKNYNSRPVGTKSVHEANYGGASKGGYKKQNLKAKENQFGRVSPYNRPTNEENRQNDARPCGNNGQHRRGRVGGAAGRGGAATNCPRYRSHAQGASQLKGAGHSDEVCSRCGFNEHWFKCCKASEKLAAQYKEYRDMREQEAYLVTEGEE; encoded by the coding sequence ATGTCGAATGCGAATATGCAAAAACTCGACTTCGCTAAATTGGATTCAAATGGCGTTGGATATCAATTATGGGTGAGTGATGTCGAGGATCACCTCACTGCCAATGGGATTCTAGCAACGATTCGACCGCCGGATTCAAACTTGTTGGTTCAGCCAACTCCGACCAAGAATGCTGAAGCACTCATATTGATTAGGCGCCATATAGACAATTTGCTCCGGAAGGAATATACATCAATCAAGAACCCTAGGACTTTGTGGGTTGCGCTTgaagagcgttttggcaatATTCAAGATATCCTCCCGGACTTGAAGGTGAAGTGGAATGATCTACGCTTCTCGAACTTCAAGACTGTttctgaatataattcagaggcCCTATGCATCAAGTCGATGTTGAAATTCTGTGGAGAAGAGCTCACAGATAAGGATTTAATTGAGAAAACCCTCTcgaccttccccgtttctgcattattggtatcaaagcaatattgGCTTGAATACAATGCTaaacggatcacgaggtttcatcagcttatgaATGCTATGTTGGttgctgagaaacatgataacatactcgtgaagaactataattcaagaCCGGTTGGAAccaagagcgttcatgaggcaaattaCGGTGGCGCATCTAAAGGAGGGTACAAAAAGCAAAACCTTAAGGCaaaggaaaatcaatttggACGTGTcagtccatataaccgccctacaaatgaagaaaaccGCCAGAATGATGCGCGGCCATGTGGCAACAATGGCCAACATAGGAGAGGAAGGGTCGGCGGCGCCGCTGGACGTGGTGGTGCTGCCACCAACTGCCCTAGGTACCGTTCACACGCACAAGGTGCATCTCAATTAAAGGGAGCTGGTCATAGTGATGAGGTATGCTCTAGATGTGGATTTAATGAGCATTGGTTTAAGTGTTGTAAAGCGAGTGAGAAGCTAGCTGCACAATACAAGGAGTATAGAGATATGAGAGAGCAAGAGGCCTATCTCGTAACTGAAGGAGAAGAATGA
- the LOC133719409 gene encoding oxygen-evolving enhancer protein 1, chloroplastic — MAASMQAAATLMQPTKVGVPSRTSLQLRSSNVSKAFGLEPAASSRLTCSLQTDLKEFAHKCVDATKIAGFALATSALVVSGAGAEGAPKRLTYDEIQSKTYMEVKGTGTANQCPTIDGGSEAFAFKPGKYVAKKFCLEPTSFTVKADSVSKNAPPEFQNTKLMTRLTYTLDEIEGPFEVSPDGTVKFEEKDGIDYAAVTVQLPGGERVPFLFTIKQLVASGKPDNFTGEFLVPSYRGSSFLDPKGRGGSTGYDNAVALPAGGRGDEEELAKENTKNVSSSKGKITLSVTKTKPESGELIGVFESIQPSDTDLGAKVPKDVKIQGVWYAQLD; from the exons ATGGCAGCCTCTATGCAAGCAGCTGCTACACTTATGCAACCCACAAAGGTGGGTGTGCCATCTAGGACCAGCCTGCAGTTGAGGTCCTCTAATGTTTCCAAGGCTTTTGGGTTGGAGCCAGCTGCCTCTTCTAGGCTCACTTGCTCTTTGCAGACTGATCTTAAGGAGTTTGCACACAAGTGTGTAGATGCCACCAAGATTGCTGGCTTTGCTCTCGCCACTTCCGCCCTCGTCGTCTCT GGAGCAGGAGCAGAAGGAGCCCCAAAGAGGCTGACCTACGACGAAATCCAGAGCAAGACATACATGGAAGTGAAGGGAACCGGAACTGCCAACCAATGCCCCACCATTGATGGTGGATCCGAAGCCTTTGCCTTCAAGCCAGGCAAGTACGTAGCCAAGAAGTTCTGTCTAGAGCCAACTTCCTTCACAGTCAAGGCAGATAGTGTGAGCAAGAACGCCCCACCAGAGTTCCAAAACACCAAGCTCATGACTCGCCTAACCTACACCCTTGATGAGATCGAGGGCCCTTTCGAGGTCTCCCCTGATGGAACTGTCAAGTTCGAGGAGAAAGATGGAATTGATTACGCTGCTGTTACAGTCCAGCTCCCCGGAGGTGAGCGTGTGCCTTTCTTGTTCACCATCAAGCAACTTGTGGCGTCTGGAAAGCCCGACAACTTCACCGGAGAGTTCTTGGTACCCTCATACAGAGGCTCCTCTTTCTTGGACCCAAAGGGCAGAGGTGGCTCCACCGGTTATGACAATGCCGTTGCGCTGCCAGCTGGAGGAAGAGGAGATGAGGAGGAACTTGCCAAGGAGAACACCAAGAATGTTTCATCATCAAAAGGGAAGATCACACTGAGTGTGACCAAGACCAAGCCGGAGAGCGGCGAGTTGATTGGAGTGTTTGAGAGCATTCAGCCTTCTGATACTGATTTGGGTGCCAAGGTTCCAAAGGATGTCAAAATCCAAGGGGTCTGGTATGCTCAGCTTGATTAG
- the LOC133727307 gene encoding cold-regulated 413 plasma membrane protein 2-like isoform X1: protein MGRVDYLAMKTDPVAATQLMNSDINELKIAAKRLVRDVTRLGGLGFGTTFLKWLASFAAIYLLVLDRTNWRTNMLTSLLVPYIFFSLPWGLFHLLRGEVGSWIAFVAVVLRLFFPRHFPDWLEMPGSLILLLAVAPSFFAETLKESWVGVLICLLIGCYLLQEHIRSSGGFRNSFTQSHGISNTLVQNSVSASAPKFEHAKTGIWNGTLFVTEALHLYPHEHSK, encoded by the exons ATGGGGAGGGTGGACTATTTGGCTATGAAGACTGACCCAGTTGCGGCCACCCAGTTGATGAACTCTGATATCAATGAGCTTAAGATTGCGGCCAAGAGACTCGTTAGGGATGTTACTAGGCTCGGTGGTCTTGGTTTTGGGACTACTTTTCTCAAATGGCTTGCCTCCTTTGCTGCCAT ATATTTGTTGGTATTGGATCGAACAAACTGGAGAACAAATATGCTGACTTCACTCTTAGTTccttatattttctttagtctTCCTTGGGGGCTGTTCCACTTACTGAG AGGAGAGGTTGGAAGCTGGATTGCTTTTGTTGCTGTTGTATTAAGGCTTTTCTTCCCAAGACATTTCCCAG ATTGGCTGGAGATGCCGGGTTCTCTGATCCTTCTTCTGGCTGTGGCTCCAAGCTTCTTCGCAGAAACCTTGAAGGAGAGCTGGGTTGGCGTCCTGATATGTCTCCTCATTGGATGTTACCTGCTGCAAGAGCACATCCGGTCATCTGGTGGATTCAGAAATTCATTCACACAAAGCCATGGAATATCAAACACTCTCG TTCAAAATTCGGTTTCTGCTTCTGCCCCGAAATTTGAACATGCGAAGACTGGAATATGGAATGGAACCTTGTTTGTGACTGAGGCTCTTCATTTATATCCTCATGAGCACTCCAAGTAA
- the LOC133727307 gene encoding cold-regulated 413 plasma membrane protein 2-like isoform X2 has translation MGRVDYLAMKTDPVAATQLMNSDINELKIAAKRLVRDVTRLGGLGFGTTFLKWLASFAAIYLLVLDRTNWRTNMLTSLLVPYIFFSLPWGLFHLLRGEVGSWIAFVAVVLRLFFPRHFPDWLEMPGSLILLLAVAPSFFAETLKESWVGVLICLLIGCYLLQEHIRSSGGFRNSFTQSHGISNTLGIILLLVYPVWALVIHFI, from the exons ATGGGGAGGGTGGACTATTTGGCTATGAAGACTGACCCAGTTGCGGCCACCCAGTTGATGAACTCTGATATCAATGAGCTTAAGATTGCGGCCAAGAGACTCGTTAGGGATGTTACTAGGCTCGGTGGTCTTGGTTTTGGGACTACTTTTCTCAAATGGCTTGCCTCCTTTGCTGCCAT ATATTTGTTGGTATTGGATCGAACAAACTGGAGAACAAATATGCTGACTTCACTCTTAGTTccttatattttctttagtctTCCTTGGGGGCTGTTCCACTTACTGAG AGGAGAGGTTGGAAGCTGGATTGCTTTTGTTGCTGTTGTATTAAGGCTTTTCTTCCCAAGACATTTCCCAG ATTGGCTGGAGATGCCGGGTTCTCTGATCCTTCTTCTGGCTGTGGCTCCAAGCTTCTTCGCAGAAACCTTGAAGGAGAGCTGGGTTGGCGTCCTGATATGTCTCCTCATTGGATGTTACCTGCTGCAAGAGCACATCCGGTCATCTGGTGGATTCAGAAATTCATTCACACAAAGCCATGGAATATCAAACACTCTCGGTATTATCCTTCTCTTGGTCTACCCTGTATGGGCATTGGTCATCCACTTCATTTAA
- the LOC133719436 gene encoding BTB/POZ domain-containing protein At5g66560, translating to MEITEAAEKPSSKGQAWFCTTGLPSDIVVEVEDMTFHLHKFPLMSKSRKLHNLITEQEANPSHPQQELEEEPDEIEEVQCQILLSDFPGGSETFEIAAKFCYGVKIDLNSTNVGPLRCAGEYLDMTEEYSEDNLISKTERFLSQAVFKSFKESIKALKSCERVMPLAETLGITQRCIDSIANRATNADPSLFGWPVNEVAPNPSSSKHQILWNGIDTGGRRKGMSRANHPDSWLEDLVLLSLPFFKRLIMAMKDGNLSLEMVETCLMYYAKKYIPGISRSTRKSSSSSTTSSSSLALENQQRELLETIISNLPLEKTPRPPTNTRFLFGLLRTANILNASQGCKAALEKKIGSQLEQASLDDLLIPSYSYLNETLYDVDCVERILGYFLDGLDQRNRNRDGIEGEDEDEDRDIEGARSPALMLVGKLTDEYLSEIASDANLKPDRFYNFAMALPEQARLFDDGLYRAVDVYLKAHPWISEPEREKICGILDSQKLTLEACTHAAQNERLPLRAVVQVLFFEQLQLRHAIAGTLIAGETAPPDSSRPSVLRREAETEEEDEEEEGGAVEVHAEEGVGGTWRSAVRENQVLRLDMDSMRTRVHQLERECSNMKKVIEKIDNKPGQPDGRAGWKGSLTRRFGCKFKTQVCDSHEPTVVDGRKGRRHQHQQ from the exons ATGGAGATAACAGAAGCAGCTGAGAAACCAAGCTCCAAAGGCCAAGCATG GTTCTGCACAACTGGGTTACCAAGCGACATTGTGGTGGAAGTTGAAGACATGACCTTTCATCTTCACAAG TTTCCTCTCATGTCCAAAAGTCGAAAGCTTCACAACCTAATCACAGAGCAAGAGGCCAACCCATCACATCCCCAACAAGAGCTAGAAGAAGAGCCGGACGAAATTGAAGAAGTGCAGTGTCAAATACTCCTCTCAGACTTCCCGGGCGGCTCCGAGACCTTCGAAATCGCCGCCAAATTCTGCTACGGCGTCAAAATCGACCTCAACTCGACCAATGTGGGACCTCTCCGCTGCGCCGGAGAGTATCTAGACATGACAGAAGAGTACTCCGAAGACAACCTCATCTCAAAAACAGAAAGGTTCCTCTCTCAAGCCGTGTTCAAGagcttcaaagagtccatcaaAGCTCTCAAATCCTGCGAGCGCGTCATGCCACTCGCAGAGACCTTGGGCATTACGCAGAGGTGCATCGACTCCATCGCTAACAGAGCCACCAACGCCGATCCGAGCCTGTTCGGCTGGCCGGTCAATGAAGTCGCGCCGAACCCAAGTTCATCCAAACACCAGATTCTATGGAATGGGATTGACACAGgtggaagaagaaaagggatgTCTAGAGCAAACCATCCAGATTCTTGGCTCGAAGACTTGGTCCTCTTAAGCCTCCCTTTCTTCAAGCGATTGATTATGGCAATGAAAGACGGAAATCTCAGTCTGGAAATGGTGGAGACCTGTTTGATGTACTACGCCAAGAAATACATTCCCGGAATCTCAAGATCGACTCGAaagtcctcttcttcctccaccaCTTCTAGCTCCTCTTTAGCTTTGGAAAACCAACAGAGAGAACTATTGGAGACCATAATCTCAAACCTTCCATTGGAGAAAACACCAAGACCTCCAACCAATACAAGATTTCTGTTTGGGTTGTTGAGAACGGCGAATATACTGAACGCCTCGCAGGGATGTAAAGCCGCATtggagaagaagattgggtcGCAGCTCGAGCAAGCGAGCTTAGACGATCTGCTCATACCGAGCTATTCGTATCTGAATGAGACCCTATACGACGTCGACTGCGTGGAGAGGATTCTGGGGTATTTCTTAGATGGGTTGGATCAGAGAAACAGAAACAGAGATGGAATTGAaggtgaagatgaagatgaagaccgTGATATAGAAGGTGCTAGATCGCCGGCGCTGATGCTTGTCGGGAAATTAACCGACGAGTATCTCTCCGAGATCGCATCGGATGCGAATTTGAAGCCGGATAGATTCTACAACTTTGCCATGGCCCTGCCGGAGCAGGCGAGGCTGTTCGACGACGGGCTTTACAGAGCAGTTGATGTTTATCTAAAG GCTCATCCATGGATATCGGAACCGGAGCGGGAGAAGATCTGCGGGATACTAGACTCCCAGAAGCTCACACTCGAGGCGTGCACGCACGCCGCGCAGAACGAGCGGTTGCCGCTACGCGCCGTCGTGCAAGTCTTGTTCTTCGAGCAGCTTCAGCTCCGTCACGCGATCGCCGGTACCCTTATCGCCGGGGAGACTGCGCCGCCGGACTCCAGTCGGCCCTCGGTGTTGCGAAGAGAGGCGGAGACtgaggaggaggacgaggaggagGAAGGCGGTGCTGTGGAGGTACACGCGGAGGAAGGAGTCGGCGGCACGTGGAGGTCGGCTGTGAGGGAGAATCAGGTGCTGCGGTTGGATATGGATAGCATGAGGACGCGGGTGCACCAGCTTGAGCGGGAGTGTTCCAACATGAAGAAGGTGATCGAAAAGATCGACAACAAACCGGGTCAACCCGATGGACGGGCCGGATGGAAAGGCTCGTTGACCCGGCGGTTCGGGTGCAAGTTCAAGACCCAAGTGTGCGATTCGCACGAGCCGACGGTCGTGGACGGGCGGAAAGGGCGGCGCCACCAGCATCAACAATAA
- the LOC133719452 gene encoding NASP-related protein sim3: protein MAEEASASVNETLAQPNAAAKSNEATIAIATEEGGTESTCNNNNNNDKSEASAVTSSDGDREKTLEFADELMEKGAKAMKDSDFGEASECFSRSLEIRVAHFGELDPRCVKTYYKYGCALLYKAQEEADPLGAVPKKEGESQQESVNAGSAKNVVNGESSTASVSSNAEQDANLIHQEGALDDGVSSEKDQEEDNEGSDVEDLAEGDEDETDLDLAWKMLDVARAIIEKHNSGDTMEKVEVLSALAEVALEREDFETSLSDYQNALSCLERLVEPDSRHIAELNFRICLCLEIGSKPDEAIPYCQKAISVCKSRVQRLMIESKSFSESTASSAASEDQGVQQSSDVVKSNNAVTDKQTEIETLTELCGDLEKKLEDLQQLVSNPRSILGELLGMMSAKAKAGEKSASSAAVGSSQMGTANNNGGFDSPTISTAHTNGSSGVTHLGVVGRGVKRTLTNSGTAESNPGKKPAVDSSEGNGEGKES, encoded by the exons ATGGCGGAGGAAGCGTCAGCGTCAGTGAACGAAACCCTAGCCCAGCCAAATGCGGCGGCGAAGTCCAACGAGGCCACCATAGCGATAGCAACCGAGGAGGGAGGCACCGAGTCCacctgcaacaacaacaacaacaatgacAAGTCCGAAGCTTCTGCCGTCACTTCTTCCGACGGTGACCGCGAGAAGACGCTCGAGTTCGCCGACGAGCTCATGGAGAAAGGCGCCAAGGCCATGAAGGACTCTGATTTCGGCGAGGCCTCCGAGTGCTTCAGCCGCTCTCTCGAAATCAG GGTTGCACATTTCGGTGAACTTGATCCACGGTGTGTTAAGACATACTATAAGTATGGATGTGCATTGCTTTATAAAGCTCAGGAGGAGGCTGATCCATTGGGTGCTGTACCCAAGAAAGAGGGTGAATCTCAACAAGAATCTGTTAATGCTGGATCTGCTAAGAATGTTGTAAATGGTGAATCTTCCACAGCTTCTGTTTCAAGTAATGCTGAACAGGATGCAAATTTAATCCATCAGGAAGGAGCACTGGATGATGGTG TTTCTAGCGAAAAAGACCaggaagaagataatgaaggTAGTGATGTTGAGGACCTTGCTGAAGGTGATGAGGATGAGACTGACCTTGATTTGGCGTGGAAAATGCTTGATGTTGCAAGAGCAATCATTGAAAAGCATAACTCTGGTGACACAATGGAGAAGGTGGAGGTGCTATCAGCTTTGGCAGAAGTGGCATTGGAAAGAG AGGACTTTGAAACTTCTCTCAGTGATTACCAGAATGCACTGTCCTGTTTGGAGCGGTTGGTTGAGCCTGACAGTCGACATATAGCTGAACT AAATTTTCGAATATGTTTGTGTCTGGAGATTGGGTCTAAGCCTGATGAAGCGATTCCATACTGCCAGAAGGCTATTTCAGTTTGTAAGTCTCGTGTGCAGAGGCTCATGATTGAATCCAAGAGTTTCTCAGAATCAACAGCATCATCGGCTGCTTCTGAAGATCAAGGTGTCCAGCAGTCCTCAGATGTAGTTAAGTCTAATAATGCCGTGACAGATAAGCAGACAGAGATTGAAACTCTAACTGAGCTTTGTGGCGATCTGGAAAAGAAG CTTGAAGATTTGCAACAACTGGTCTCGAACCCAAGATCCATTCTTGGTGAACTTCTGGGAATGATGTCTGCCAAGGCAAAAGCTGGTGAGAAGAGTGCATCTTCAGCAGCGGTGGGTTCTTCACAGATGGGCACTGCTAACAACAATGGAGGTTTTGATTCCCCAACCATTTCCACTGCTCATACAAATGGATCTTCTGGAGTCACACATCTTGGCGTGGTAGGAAGAGGAGTTAAGCGAACGTTGACAAACTCAGGCACGGCAGAATCAAACCCAGGGAAGAAACCTGCTGTGGATTCATCAGAGGGTAACGGTGAGGGCAAAGAATCATGA